The Acanthopagrus latus isolate v.2019 chromosome 20, fAcaLat1.1, whole genome shotgun sequence genomic sequence GGTGGACACGACATTCTGTCTGGTACAGACTGCAGGCACAAATAAAGCTCCATGTTAAcagtaatggtgtgtgtgtgtgtgtgtgtgtgtgtgtgtttatgtatgtgcatgtacGTTAGATCCGTTTTGTTGACTCAccatgacagcagagacagaacgAGAGCCAGAAATAGGATTTTAAAGAGAGGGCTGATGCTGCGTGAGGGATGTTGTTGTGGTGAGGCCGATCGATTGCTCTGGATGGAAccgcctctcctctgcttccgGTCGTTCCATACGGAAGCGCAGTGTAGGTAATTGATTAGTTTAGTCTCAGCAGGAAGAGCAATTGATAGAAGAATACGCGCTACAGGAGTTAAACGTTTGTGACGTTTGGAGCAGAATATCAAGGTCAGGGTCAGCGCATAGCTACGTAGTGGCCCACGTCAGCTGTTTATGCTGCTGGTCGTTGCAGCCAAACTTTGACTTGGATGTGGTCCAATGAAAACTCTGCTTTCTCTTCCAGAGAGCCAATGGGGTGGCCGATACTCGTgcaccaggaagtggatgtgGCTCCAGGTGACGATTGGCGGGGCGCACGCATGGGTTTACGGTATAGTTAGTCAAGGCGCCGTGCATGGCTGTACTTTGTAAATGCTACGTAGTTGACAGTTCGAGTCGAAATGGTTTTGCTGCGACAGAGAAATGCGCAGGGCGCGAATGCCACTGAGatagagaagaaaattaaaaggtGAGTTGATAACATTAAGCTGCTGTTCTGCCTGTGTGGAGCTGAACAGGGTGAAAGGGGGAGGGTGTGCCAGGCAGGTACTGTCACCGTGCAGCCAGCCCCCTTGCCGAGGACCTAGCTAAAACCACGATAGCACTGTCAAACGgatactgtgtgtatatgttaGTGTAGCCCTCAGCGAGAAGTGGACAGAGACACGTTAATGCTTAACTTGTGGGTATGAGTAACATACCCAGTGGTCACACACCGGGGGTCCATCCCATTTCACCTAATTGCGTCCACGTCCCCACTCACTTACATCTTTTACTTGCGTCCTCTCACCGAGGATTCGTGGAGAGGAAACTATGGAAGGAGATAGGAGACGAGGAAGTGTCCCTGCGTCCCAGTACCAGTTCTACCATATTATATTAGGATGCCAGATAAGGATGTAGTATCTGTAATGCAGTATGCCAAAGGGACCTGGGTGTCCTGCTACATCCGGCCGCATTTTGCAGTATGCAAGCGTCTTTGTCCTTGCAAGCCATCATGCCTCTCTGGctattctgacccacaatcATCCACGCAGCACAAGATATGGTGTAATGACAAATGGCAGCGTGTTAAAGTTTCTCCTCTCCCCCAACAGAAACGTTTAATGGTACTATGCAACAGGGCATTTAGCGTTTACATCATTCTATCAAATCAACAGTGACAAACTCACATTAGACACACTGATCCGCTTGTGcatatttcaaaatcaaaatcacaccTCCTgcacaccaaacacactgatATCACAGCCATGGCAGTGGCTGGAATGGACAAGGGGAATGAGAAGAATTaaagaaaaggggaaataaacaacacaggcaaaacaaacaaagcagattTGGTTCTAAATAcataaaagcaatgaaaacacaataagtAAGGCTGCTATGAAgtagtgtgtttctgtatgcaTGCTGCATGCACCAGTCTGTACTCTGTAAGGCCAGTGGCTGTACGTACTAAAAGTAAAGTGTGCAAAGTGGTTGTCCTCTGACATGTCATGTAAAGTGACGTTTGTTTCTGATGACTGCTTGCAGCTGGAACAGCTGTCTGTAAACTTTAACATCTGCAGAGACATTAGATGAATTTGTTTGTGCACAGccccttgtttgtttttagaatcAGCTAAATGAGTTATATTCCATCACTCAACgtcaacagcaaaacaaaaatggcttttgaagtaaggttttttttttcatttttattcactgTACATGTAACTATACAATATGACAAAACAATCTTACCTATATCTGTCTTGTAGAGCCAGGAGGAGTATTTCCTCTCTGACAGCCAAGATGGCTCAAAGCCTGTCTTTCTGCGTTGGCTGGTGTGTGGAACTTTGTCAGTGCTTTAGTGTTGACCTGAGTGTACGTTTTCAGCTCAGGTTACTGTCAGTCAAACcagattttcttctttgttgtgtgtgtgtgtaaacagggATAAGCCACACCCTCAGTATGGCTCAGGATTCAAATGCATATATGGGGCCTCATTTATTGTGATTAAAGATTTTAAGCAATCGACAGCCCTAATATGAATTTCTCTTGAGGCGCACTCCACTAGGCAATCCGTACTGTGCCCAAGCACGTTTGATTCCCCAAAATCTAGTTTGTTTGACTAGTCTGAGCACTCTGTGCCAGCTCAAGCGTGGCACACTTTGGCCTAGACTGCGTATGTCCCTGGAAACAGGTCAAAAGTGAGTGTATGAACAGTGGAATCAGCAGCATGTCAGACAGGACACAAGCCAGGCACACCGGGCTATCCTCATATGATCTCCAGCAATGATGACATAgcagaaagggaagaaaatcaACACAGTTTGCATCATGCCAACGTCCAGTTACTACACCAGATATATCATATGCCATCTACAAACAATAGTAATGCACGGTCTGATGAGAGCAGGAGAATTCTTAAAATGGACCCAGTAGATCATCTggtcttttttctgtcttgctcAGAGGTAATGCATTACGGCAGGGATCTGCATGGAGGGGGTACCGAGGGCCTGTGGCCATGCTGGTGGTCGCTCTGACGGTGTGCGGGGCAACTCTGTGGCTGTACGTGACCTCGCTggacagtgacatcacagaaacacTGGTTAGCCAACGCGAGCTTGTTTCTGTCCAGCCCAGAGTCTACAACGTCCAGTGCTCTGAAGACTATGAGAACTACAAACGTTATCCAGGTGAGACTCCGCTCTGTTCACTCTACTGTGTCAGGTTATCAGCTCACTCCTGTCTGCTGTGTAAACATGATTAGGACCAAGTATAGCCAAGCCTACTTGATAAATACCATGTAATCCAGTGGCATGTTCCTGATGCTGGATTCTGCTCTGGCTTTCAGTAATTTTACATGATTTAAGAGTTGCAACATGCTGTTTTCTTAAAGACAGTCATATTGAATTTCTCTGAATTCCTGTTTTCATCATAGCAAACACTATAATCTAAAGTAAAATTGAAAGTATGATTCACTAATTGCACATTCTTTCTGCAAACATTGTGAAAACCAAATTCAAACCATTTTAGCCTTATTCCTATCAGGGACCCTGCTTTGGAAAATCCACTAGATGGCAATATAGCACAAGCTTACTTGTCCACAGTTTTACTATTTGCACATTTCGTCAGTGGATAATAATGGTTGCAAccattgtttgtcatttttgtacCCTTAAGACTACGAAATATCATGCACACTTGGCTTTGTTCCATGTAAAGTTACTGTGGTAACAGCAACTCAGAAGCCCTCTTAAAACGTGGCCGACATGACACTGGTTGCACATGAAGCTGTTTAAATGATGGCTTTTTGTCATtcaggcacttttttttttttacataaatctTCATCGTAAGTTTCCTCATTTATTAGATGAAGAATTGTGCTGAAGTGTAGAGGGAAAAAACAGGGCTCTATTTGATTCCTGTTCGCTCATCTTCCATATGTAAAGTGgatatttattgattaatcagttggcatgaaaaaagttgaaaatagCACCATAGAGACAGCAGGTCTGATGATTATTACTACTCTTTGACACTATAAGGGGAAATACTTTTTCTGACCGGTGAAAATGTCTTACAaaattttttttctgcaaatggTATTTTCTGCATATGATATGATACTATGTCAAAAATTAAGAGTAAAATTAATTGTGCTGGTTTAGTCTTTATGTTAATCCAGTGGTATTCAACTTAAACTTGCATGTGTTGGAAGGAAACATCACAAGTCAGACCTAGTACGACTTCTGTTTAGAGGATTAGGAGTGCAACTAACGCTTACTTTTACCATCGATTAACATGcagattatttttcataattctcGTCATTTAAGCTATAAAGTGTTCAGTGATCCTGCCTGATCCAGTCCATGGGTCAGGCGGGATGGGTCATACAAAGTAGCCTGAtcaataaaaaattaaattaaatatgtccttaatgaggaaaatattgatTTCATTACCTGCAtcgatcctccagcagcagaaatgataTGGGTATCTCTATATTAACATACGCATTTATGCACAAGGAACCGCTGATGAACTCCTTTGTTTAAAGCTGTCTAATGCATGTATCTCAAAAGTAATATAGAGAGTTTATAACCACAGCCCTTTAGTTTTCCTGCTTAAATATGCCACAGTATATGTTACAGTGACAataatgtgtgcatgtttatttttaatcagattGTATGCATGGTGTGAACTCACCTGTGTGGGCGCAACTGAAAAACGCGCTCTTTAAATGGCTTTTGGTCCTTTGACTTTGgaccagctttttgttggtctaTGGTGCTGTCGCTTTCTGCTGCCTGAAGCTGGCAATCCGCCATCACTACGCAGctgaccacacctcattttaagaccaaCACACCCAGGACTTTTGCTTTTTACTCAACGTGGGCGGTGGGCGCTGCGTCGGTCTGTAACAAGCAATGACACAGCACTATGCAGCACTTTGCACTGAGagtgaagccttttttttaatcatcgtTTTTTCCAGGCAataatccaaaacccaaagatattctgTTTACTTTCACATAAAGCCACACTACAGGATTTTAGCCCTTCTTTATTTTCCACTTCCACCAACGCAAATCCCCAGATCAGAGGCAAATCAGCCCTCGCTCCTGTGAGCAACAATCAATATGTGTGGACTGCTCAAAGATGGTTCTTTATCTTCcctgtgtttttgctgcaaACCAGCACATTAACAAAATGCACTGCCTTTCCATATCAGGTCTCACACGctttattttgtaatgtgtGACACCCTGTTCAGTCACATAGTGTGCTAACCACAGCTATAAATTTCATAGTGTGAACAATAGACAGAGAGTTCATGGCTTTGATAGTTGTGGTGTGTGAACTATTGCTAATAGCAGGAAGTACTGAGAATGTAGAATCAGAAAATGCACAGCatttttgcttggaaaatgaCTCAACCATcgaatcagttatcaaaataattgcaacATAGTTGATTTCCTTTTGATTGTCTGTTTCAACCCGTGACTACAGCACAGTCTAGTGGCTGATGGATGACAGAGGCAGAATTCCTCTTAAAACTGACAGTTATTCACAGCTCATTCCAATGTGCTGGATATAAACGGTAAAAGGAAATGATAAAAAGGAAACATTCTACTCAAACTTTCATTCTAGTGAAatcaaagtattttattttccGCAAAATGCCCAACGCAATTTATTTCAGTGCAGACTGGATATATCTATCTGCCtcatttgacagttttcagaCTTTTATTGATGGAACAAATTGGAATTTTGTCATATTAAACATGCAAGCTTCGTTGAGTTCAAACTCCTCTCCtgtgtctgaaaaaaaacaccaagctttgagctataaaaaaaaagaaaaaaaaaaaaagaggttggACGGAAGAATTCTGTTGCATTAATGATCAGAATACTAATACATTCCTTGCCttgcactttctctctctgctctcactaTGGAGAAATTGGCATCTAGCAAGATAACCCACTATTATCTGAATCTTGTCCCACATGTCTCTCTCCCAGGATGCACCCCTCAGAAGTGTGGCCGTGCAGTCACGGACAGCGTGGTGAAGAGGGAGGAAGCTCAGGCTCTCAGGAGGTGAACACTGTTACACGAAGCGCCGCGTGTTGCATCTCACTCTCCTTTTCTTCATCACTTGTTTTCCCCATTCGCCGTCTTCTATCTCTGTGGTGCTGCTATATTGTTTCTAAATGCTGCCTGTCTCTGGCACACAGGCTGGCTGAGAGAGGGCTGGCGTTGGCTGggtcagagggaggagtgagTATAACTTCAAATTAACTTGTTGGAATAAATTAACAGGAATGCAgagatacatacatacataatgaCTGCTTGACTGAATGGTGTTAAGAAACATCATTGTATACCTTGTTTCAAGTGTTTGTCTCTTACGAGTCTATTGTCTCTccttacattattttttaagaGCCAAAGTGTGGTTCTCTTCCCGttaaaccttttattttctgaccaataaagcaaaaatgaaacacagttaATCCTTCGTTATTGTATTGTAGTCTTTgttgtggtgcattcaggaacaTCCCAACACCCAAGAATTGAAGAAAAAGAGTTGTCTTTTGAAAATCAATGCACTGAATAGCTTTGTTGTTGGGAGATGAAGTCAAgataacaaaacagaataaaaaggaTCATTTATAATTGCGCATTCTTTGCTGAAGGAAGATCAGAGGGTGACTTTACTTTAGATAATTAAGGAAGATTTAAGGGTTAGGGGTTTCTCAGATTTCTATGTGTAGctaatttaaaatgacaattctgttttgtttttttttttttcattgttgtcaTCAAACCCCTTTTAAAGGACCAAAACCAACACATCTGCTTAAATTAGATCTCAATGTGTCCTACATTCCCTGTCTCTGGCACTCGGCCTGAAATGTAAGACGTAAACTGTTTTCTAGGCTTGGTAGTTAGTCAGTGTCCAGCAAATAGGGGTTCACCGCATCTTTTACTGTGTTTAGATCAGGCGATATCAGCTCAGTAACAGCCCGTCCTGAGAGACAAACATATGGTGTCGGCAACTAAAATGCCAGCTGAATGCATCAGTTGGTCATTTTATCCCCTGGCTGATGTGCATATGGGTTGCCCCATGATGCTTCGACGGAACGACTAACATATTAGAATTAATATGCTTTCCATGATGAACGCTGCCCAGTCGGAGCTGAGGGTTCCGTCTCTGCACCAATGATGTTGGTGCTGCAGTGTGGAACGGAGGAGAGGTCatagtgtttgttgtttttgaggggattttgattttgattttgatttttacacAAACCAACATATGTTGCACAGGCTTTTCTGACGCCCTGATTGCATTCTGGAATTCAGTCTGTAGCATCTTATTCCCAGTCACATCCAACGTCCTGTGAAACAATGCAAGCCTTATCCTTTAACAGCAGAGTCAAACATATTAAATTCGAATATGTGTATACAGAATTTGTAGTTAACTGACTAAAGCAGGAGTATAACCATACGCAGGTTATACACAGCTTGTTTTGGCTCACGCACAGCTCAGTATGGTTCAGAAGTTTAAGCTGACCGGGAAGTCAAAGTGATCCCACTTAACTGAATTAAAAGATGCAGGTGGATAGTCCAGCTCCAATGTTTCATTTGCACTTGCCTTAGGGTGACTGACCCGCATGCCAATCAGCATGTCGTGCTGAACCCAGCAGATATTTCTAACCGTGTCTGGCTAAAAGTATCCATGTACTTTTGCCATGACAGTATACTCAAGAACAGATGTCCATTCTCCACAATGAAATAGGCACATCCATTTAAGAACGCTACCAGTATCAGTCTAGGACCTTTATATTTGTCCAGATTTAAGATGCACGCAGTATGCTCTGACTTCACTCAGACACCCTGTTGTAATGGAGCTCCCTTGACACTAGGAGGCAGCTTGGCACAATAAGCAGAGCTCCAGCCACTCTGGCAGATACAGCATGGATTCATCTTCTTGTCCTGAGATGTCATGATGTTCCCTGGTATGCCCTACCCCCTGCGCTCTGTCCTCAGCAGGCCTGGTACACTGCCAATAAAGGAACTGTTTATGCAGTGTTAAAGCCCTTTAGTGAAGGGAGGGGAAGCAAAAGGAGgacttctgaaaaaaaaaatgacttattttCTTGCTCGAGAAAAACAGAGGCATGTCCCAAAGGAGATGGAAAGCAATAACAAGTAAAGGGCAGAGTGAGAACGCCACAAAAGACCACAGTGGGAACACCgctaaatatataaacaaaaactgtgCCATGCATGTACACTTTGTCAACATCCAACATTTGTTTGTACGACTGATTTGTAATTTTTCCCCGGGACCTGCAGGCTTCCATACTGGACCTGCACTCTGGAGCGTTGTCGATGGGAAAGCAGTTTGTCAACATCTACAGGTTGGAAAGTTCactttgtctgtatttgttcttCTCTGTGTCACTTTTTGGGTCCTGTACAAATGATATCCTGCATGATATGTaaaatttacagaaatgtatCCACCAAAATAAAGATATGGTCATCAATCTTACTGATGCTTGTCCGTGTGAGCTGTCTCCTACAGATCCAGTGACCCATACGGCCCTCATTCATCACTGCCAGCGAACCcatttttatttggatcatctgcccctctctccctctcttataCCTCCTCCCTTCATTCATTTCACCCTCAGCTTCCTTCCGTCTCTCTATTGTCCCACCGGGCAGGTGGCTGACATCATATCCTCAGAGACTTAGGTGGCTGATTTTAATCACGAAGTGATGACGATAGAGCTCCCACCCTTCACCCTCCGCTGGGGACTTCCTCATGTGGAGCAGCCAGACGTTTAACTATCTGCTGTTCTTTGCACAGCTGGGCTGCACACCCGTCTGGGTAATGGTGCACTGTGCCGTGCGAGAAATTTTAATTTATGCTGACAGATTCCAtctcctctgctccttctctctctgctgtgtctgttcatgtgtctctgattggctttgTCTTTGTCTGGGACTTTTTGTCTGTGATTGTGTGGCTTGATGTGGCTTCAGGTATTTTGGGGATCAGATCGGTGACGTGTTTACACAAGAGGATTTCGAGCTTTACAGGTGactaaaaaaaacttaattaaaaGTCAGCCATGCATTAATTGCACATTTTTAGAGTTTTGCTACAAAATGTGATATCTGACATTTTTTAGATACACTCTCTCAAATGACAGTATATTGTCTACAACAATGGCAAGAATAGTTATAAAGCATAGCATTCTCTCATATTTGAAAAGGTATTGAATGATCAAAAGCTGATCAATGATCAGTAAAGTGAGAGACATCATGAGCACAAAGAAATTGGATATTGTCAAAGTATTTACTCTCCACATAACCTCAGATGCTGAACTGCAGTTGACATTTGCTCTTGACGAGAGTTGCCCAAAGTTAATCACTGTATTGTGTACATAAGTCATACGAGTTCAAGTAATTAACTTAGACATTTCAATCTGAAATATTGTCTCCGCTTTTCACCATCAGAGATGTGCGTGGGCGAATCCAGGCAGTTATTGCTGAGACGTTTGGTTTGGACCCGACTCTGATGTACCTCACCAAGCCCACCTTCTTCTCCAGAATCAACAGCACAGGAGCCAAGACCCAACACGACGAGTACTGGCACCCACACATAGATAAGgtaacacacataaacagagcTGTGACACCTGCTACCATAGACATGATGAGTGAAAAGCACCCTTCTGGTACATTTGGTTGTACGGGAGGTCGGGGCTAGCCAACCAGGGAGCTAAGCTACTAAGCACAGATCTGATACTAGAGATTGAAGAAGATTGGTTTGACCTGATTGAAACACGTTTATCCGCCCTTCAAAAGGAAGGTGCATCAGGAGACTGAGCAGCAAATGGATAACTGGAGATGAGGCAGTTAATACTAGTGGCAATTTGGTAGATGTAATGCCAGTTTTGAACTGTCTGGAGTCCTGATGGTAAGAGCAAATATCAGTGGGGAAACTGTCTTTGATACAGCACTAGTGCTCTCAATCAGGTGAATGCCTATCTGACATCAAAATACAGGTCTGTGAGGCTGTATCGACCCGGACTTGAAATCCAAATAAGCTGGAGAAAGTAGATGGAGACATTTGATagaaagttattttatttttttgtctgaataattatctttaaaaacaaggaTGTATATTCAATTTATATGTGCTAACTAACTCCCCATTGATTCTCTTTCAATCACTTCAACTGTCAGGAGCTGCTGCAAGTGTTTCAACCTTTCTGTGGCGCCTGAGCACCGTTACTTTTGCACGTATGTCATCGTTTCGTAGTGCGGTAGCAGCACAATGGAGagcaagacagaaaacatgactAATAGCGCAGTCCCTCTAGGTAATCTGTACCATGGCCAAGCACATTTGACCCCCTgaagtccagtttgtttgactAGCGTGAGCGCTCCGTACCGTGCTCCAGCACAGTACACTTCCTTGTCCCTGGCACAGCTAGATGAGCTCTGATTTTGTTTCCACCAATTCCAACTGTGAAAGATATGTCTCTatggctgctaaatgctccactatgtttttttttcgctgCCAGCGTTTTCTAACTACTGTTTGGTGATGGGCAGGTAGCATTCAGTTGATGAGGAAGAgtttgagaaataaaaacaacacgcTAGAAGATgccaaaatatatttattaaagatttttgctaacatttgctaGTATCTGGAGAAGGTGTATGTGGTATGATAATATCCTGCATATCATTTGAAGATagaaaaacatctgctgtgattTGATATCGTTCTCTATCAGTAATTTTGTTGTGCAACAAATTATGCTCTTTACAGCAATATTGTGGCAAGATGTTCCTGCTCAGCAGTGACTGAGAGACAGGAAGCTTCTTTTAGCGATTTCAACCCCTTTAATGACATACGTGAAAAAGCAGGACACACGCACTGAATGTGCCAATGAGATCGTTGAGTAAAAGCTTGTTAGTGCACTGGGCCAAAGCTGGTGGCATTTGGTATCACTCGGCTAGAT encodes the following:
- the uts2r2 gene encoding urotensin-2 receptor 2 isoform X1 gives rise to the protein MVLLRQRNAQGANATEIEKKIKRGNALRQGSAWRGYRGPVAMLVVALTVCGATLWLYVTSLDSDITETLVSQRELVSVQPRVYNVQCSEDYENYKRYPGCTPQKCGRAVTDSVVKREEAQALRRLAERGLALAGSEGGASILDLHSGALSMGKQFVNIYRYFGDQIGDVFTQEDFELYRDVRGRIQAVIAETFGLDPTLMYLTKPTFFSRINSTGAKTQHDEYWHPHIDKVTYGSFDYTSLLYLSDYGSDFTGGRFVFMDQNGNRTVEPRTGRVSFFSSGSENLHRVERVTWGTRYAITVSFTCDPAHAISDPTLP
- the uts2r2 gene encoding urotensin-2 receptor 2 isoform X2; amino-acid sequence: MLVVALTVCGATLWLYVTSLDSDITETLVSQRELVSVQPRVYNVQCSEDYENYKRYPGCTPQKCGRAVTDSVVKREEAQALRRLAERGLALAGSEGGASILDLHSGALSMGKQFVNIYRYFGDQIGDVFTQEDFELYRDVRGRIQAVIAETFGLDPTLMYLTKPTFFSRINSTGAKTQHDEYWHPHIDKVTYGSFDYTSLLYLSDYGSDFTGGRFVFMDQNGNRTVEPRTGRVSFFSSGSENLHRVERVTWGTRYAITVSFTCDPAHAISDPTLP